Proteins encoded together in one Lathyrus oleraceus cultivar Zhongwan6 chromosome 5, CAAS_Psat_ZW6_1.0, whole genome shotgun sequence window:
- the LOC127087790 gene encoding uncharacterized protein LOC127087790 — protein MVKPTEHDSESIAVPESVMDSVNTTLSNLHELRSHFEQFLPLMNPQILSQIPPLQRAHSLFLLSKITSTLLALKLRCTGVQPDNHSVKSEFDRLDIYQDKLERLLDLNKAPLRPSTTLNYRAATRFIEHSLPDLTPEQRQKMRNLSRGEGQKRKHGERAGQKRKYQSSERPSVQTAAKEFLEKATRELLGGNNGGIKGPLQIDNMSEDDDDQVDNFSEDDDDKLLVP, from the exons ATGGTTAAACCAACTGAACACGATTCTGAAAGCATTGCAGTACCTGAATCGGTGATGGATTCCGTCAACACCACTCTCTCTAACCTTCACGAATTACGTTCACATTTTGAACAATTCTTACCTCTTATGAACCCTCAAATTCTCTCACAAATTCCACCTCTTCAACGTGCTCACTCTCTCTTCCTCCTCTCCAAAATCACTTCCACCCTCCTCGCAT TGAAATTGAGGTGTACTGGAGTCCAACCTGATAATCACTCTGTCAAATCGGAGTTT GATAGATTAGACATTTACCAAGACAAACTTGAACGTCTGTTAGATTTGAATAAAG CTCCACTGCGACCGTCTACTACCTTGAATTATCGAGCAGCTACACGCTTCATCGAACACTCTCTGCCTGACCTTACCCC AGAGCAAAGGCAGAAAATGAGGAACTTAAGTAGAGGGGAGGGACAGAAGAGAAAACATGGGGAGCGTGCGGGTCAAAAGAGGAAGTATCAATCCTCTGAAAGGCCATCTGTTCAAACTGCTGCCAAGGAGTTTCTAGAGAAAGCAACCAGGGAGCTTCTCGGCGGTAATAATGGGGGTATTAAGGGACCGCTTCAAATTGACAACATGTCAGAAGACGATGACGATCAAGTTGACAACTTTTCAGAAGACGATGACGATAAACTACTTGTGCCCTGA
- the LOC127087791 gene encoding early nodulin-like protein 1, producing MAASSRTVSASLLFMFFLFGFSAAKELLVGGNVNAWKIPSSEADSLNNWAEKSRFNVGDHLVWKYDGGKDSVLQVNRQDYANCNSSNPIEKYSDGNTKVKLDRPGPFYFISGAKGHCEKGQKLVVVVITPRRRYSAVSPAPSPAPSSAELEESPAVAPTSSAPVLQTGFATALGLLATISVAFLM from the exons ATGGCTGCTTCCTCAAGAACTGTTTCTGCTTCTCTACTCTTCATGTTCTTTCTCTTTGGCTTCTCTGCAGCTAAAGAACTCTTGGTTGGAGGCAATGTAAACGCATGGAAGATTCCATCTTCTGAAGCAGATTCACTCAATAATTGGGCTGAGAAGTCTCGTTTCAATGTCGGCGATCATCTTG TATGGAAATATGATGGTGGGAAAGACTCAGTTTTGCAAGTGAACAGACAAGATTATGCTAACTGCAACAGCTCAAACCCTATTGAAAAGTACAGTGATGGGAACACTAAGGTGAAGCTAGACCGTCCTGGACCATTCTACTTCATCAGTGGAGCAAAGGGTCATTGTGAGAAGGGACAAAAGCTAGTTGTGGTGGTTATTACTCCAAGGAGAAGATACAGTGCAGTTTCCCCTGCACCTTCTCCAGCACCTTCTTCAGCAGAGTTAGAAGAAAGTCCAGCTGTTGCTCCAACTAGCAGTGCACCAGTTCTGCAAACTGGTTTTGCGACTGCTCTGGGACTATTAGCTACTATTTCTGTTGCTTTTCTCATGTGA